From Solanum lycopersicum chromosome 8, SLM_r2.1, the proteins below share one genomic window:
- the LOC138338066 gene encoding uncharacterized protein — translation MAKACTKNEFDMLIDTVEKEDIRVKEYLDLAGYEKWALCYAQVHKGCHMTSNIAECINAALVSAREFPIFEFLEEVRLLFGRWNHDYKKEATCTFTSLIGKYHDILADNEALSTKMTVVLSTEYVHNVNDDGRYFVSLPPDEYCSDLYKPKTMLKRYNVHIHPLPDVKAWLIPDSVIADDVLPPKFKRPPGRPKGKPRKKTARELSRIKGKNTCSTCGMAGHNRRSCRNKPKDV, via the exons ATGGCAAAAGCTTGCACAAAGAATGAATTTGATATGTTAATCGATACTgtagaaaaagaagatataaGAGTGAAAGAGTATTTGGATTTAGCTGGATATGAAAAATGGGCTCTTTGTTATGCACAAGTACATAAAGGATGTCACATGACATCAAATATTGCTGAATGTATAAATGCAGCACTTGTTTCAGCGAGAGAATTCCCTATTTTTGAATTTCTCGAAGAGGTAAGGCTATTATTTGGAAGGTGGAATCATGACTACAAGAAGGAGGCAACCTGCACATTCACATCATTGATTGGAAAATACCATGACATACTAGCAGACAATGAAGCATTGAGCACAAAAATGACG GTTGTACTGTCAACGGAATATGTGCACAATGTTAATGATGATGGGAGATATTTTGTA AGTCTACCACCAGATGAATATTGCTCAGATTTATACAAACCAAAGACAATGTTGAAGAGATATAATGTGCATATACATCCTTTGCCGGATGTAAAGGCATGGTTGATTCCGGATAGCGTTATTGCTGATGACGTATTACCTCCAAAATTTAAACGACCTCCTGGCAGGCCAAAGGGTAAGCCTCGGAAAAAAACAGCAAGAGAGTTATCGAGGATTAAGGGGAAAAATACATGTAGCACATGTGGAATGGCAGGTCACAATAGGCGTTCGTGTAGAAATAAGCCAAAAGATGTTTAA
- the LOC101244106 gene encoding threonine--tRNA ligase, mitochondrial 1-like, whose protein sequence is MGTAYPRDENYLEIVVPRRIALFVSIQNQQRLQRLSLSPDPIKIELPNGTVKEGKKWNTTPLDIAKEISKSLGSNALIAKVNGVLWDLLRPLESDCKLELFTFDSDEGRDTFWHSSAHILGESLERKYGCKLCIGPCTTRGEGFYYDAFYGDLGLNEDHFKGIEAEAAKAVSEKQPFERIEVSRQQALDMFSENRFKVEIIRDLPEDKTITVYRCGLLVDLCRGPHIPNTSFVKALACTKASSAYWRGDKDRESLQRVYGISYPDKKQLKEYLAMLEEAKKYDHRELTKKQELFFFHPLSPGSCFFLPHGARVCNKLLEFIRSQYWKRGYEEVWSPNMYNMQLWETSGHAANYKENMFVFEIEKQEFGLKPMNCPGHCLIFDHRVRSYRELPLRLADFGVLHRNEASGALTGLTRVRRFQQDDAHIFCRESQIKDEVKGVLEFISYVYKIFGFTFDLKLSTRPEKFLGDIATWVKAEAALSEALNEHGKPWEINEGDGAFYGPKIDISVSDAMKRKFQCATLQLDFQLPQRFNLSYSAEDESKRERPVMIHRAILGSVERMFAILLEHFKGKWPFWLSPRQAMVCPVSDKSQSYALKLREQIHDAGYYVDVDTSDRTIQKKVREAQVAQYNYILVVGEAEASSGQVSVRVRDKPDHQVMTVDVLLAQFKDMVASFQ, encoded by the exons ATGGGTACCGCCTACCCCAGAGACGAAAATTATCTGGAAATTGTTGTTCCTAGACGTATTGCACTCTTCGTATCTATTCAAAACCAGCAACGCCTTCAGCGCCTTTCACTCTCCCCTGATCCTATCAA GATTGAATTACCGAATGGAACTGTGAAGGAGGGGAAGAAATGGAATACAACGCCTTTGGATATAGCAAAGGAGATATCGAAGAGCTTGGGCTCCAATGCTTTGATAGCAAAGGTGAATGGGGTGCTTTGGGATTTGTTGAGGCCATTGGAGAGTGACTGTAAGCTCGAGCTCTTCACTTTTGACAGTGACGAGGGTCGCGACACGTTTTGGCACTCGAGTGCGCACATTCTTGGCGAG TCATTGGAGAGGAAATATGGCTGCAAATTGTGTATTGGACCTTGTACAACAAGAGGAGAG GGTTTCTATTATGATGCCTTTTACGGTGATCTGGGGTTAAATGAGGATCATTTTAAAGGGATTGAGGCAGAGGCAGCAAAAGCTGTATCG GAGAAACAGCCTTTTGAACGCATTGAAGTTTCACGGCAACAAGCTCTTGATATGTTCTCTGAAAATAGGTTTAAG GTTGAAATCATTAGAGATTTACCTGAAGATAAAACAATCACTGTATATAGATGTGGCCTGTTGGTTGATCTATGCCGTGGTCCGCATATACCAAATACATCTTTTGTTAAAGCACTAGCTTGTACAAAG GCTTCATCAGCATATTGGAGGGGAGACAAGGACCGAGAAAGCTTGCAAAGAGTTTACGGAATATCTTATCCAGATAAGAAACAGTTGAAG GAATATCTGGCAATGCTGGAGGAAGCAAAGAAATACGATCACAGAGAGCTGACTAAGAAGCAGGAGCTTTTCTTCTTTCATCCATTAAG CCCTGGAAGTTGTTTCTTTCTTCCACATGGTGCGCGAGTTTGCAACAAATTGCTGGAGTTCATACGGAGTCAGTATTGGAAGAGAGGCTACGAGGAG GTTTGGAGTCCAAATATGTACAATATGCAGTTATGGGAAACTTCTGGTCATGCTGCAAATTACAAGGAGAACATGTTTGTGTTTGAG ATTGAAAAGCAAGAATTTGGGCTGAAGCCAATGAACTGCCCAGGTCATTGTTTAATATTTGATCACAGGGTTCGTTCCTACAGGG AACTACCACTTCGTCTGGCTGACTTTGGGGTTCTGCACAGGAATGAGGCCAGTGGTGCACTTACTGGCTTAACACGTGTCAGGAGATTTCAGCAG GATGATGCACACATCTTTTGCAGAGAGTCACAG ATTAAGGATGAAGTCAAGGGCGTCTTAGAGTTCATCAGCTATGTGTATAAGATATTTGGTTTCACTTTTGACCTGAAGTTATCAACA AGGCCTGAAAAATTTCTTGGAGACATAGCAACTTGGGTAAAGGCTGAAGCTGCTCTTTCTGAAGCATTGAACGAGCATGGGAAGCCCTGGGAG ATCAATGAAGGAGACGGAGCATTTTATGGCCCAAAAATTGATATAAGTGTTTCTGATGCAATGAAGAGGAAATTCCAGTGTGCGACATTGCAG CTTGATTTCCAACTCCCTCAACGTTTCAACCTATCATACTCAGCAGAAGATgaaagtaagagagagagacCAGTTATGATACATAGAGCGATCCTTGGGTCAGTTGAGCGTATGTTCGCCATTCTTTTGGAGCATTTCAAAGGGAAATGGCCTTTCTGGCTTAGTCCACGTCAAGCTATGGTCTGCCCTGTTTCTGACAAATCGCAGTCATATGCACTTAAG CTCCGGGAGCAGATACATGATGCTGGTTATTACGTTGATGTTGATACAAGTGACAGGACAATTCAGAAAAAG GTACGAGAGGCTCAAGTGGCACAATATAACTATATTCTGGTTGTTGGAGAGGCTGAAGCCAGTAGTGGGCAG gtgagtgttcgagtgaGAGACAAACCTGATCATCAAGTCATGACGGTTGACGTTCTCCTTGCTCAGTTCAAAGATATGGTTGCATCATTTCAGTAA
- the ABC1K1 gene encoding ABC1-like kinase 1, translated as MEGICTSCLYSSITPLSIEYRNRRKLLNTVRKNRSLSTRICAASSVSTVQTPSEKTALLVKDISRTSALEQLDIERGVCIPFRKYSPESVRNKVLESRGQIFSLVGRGIEIVWSLGLYWTTLVYDYLVGRDEEVVPFRARQLRKLLCDLGPSFIKAGQVLANRPDIIREDYMNELCILQDDVPAFPNQVAFNIIEEELGQPLEAVFSKISSETIAAASLGQVYRATLRASGEEVAIKVLRPQIEPIIYRDLFLFRTLASFLNGISLQKLGCNAELIVDEFGEKLLEELDYTLEARNIEDFLENFKDDPTVKIPRVYRQLSGSRVLVMEWIDGIRCTDPQAIRDEGIDIDGFLTVGVSAALRQLLEFGLFHGDPHPGNIFAMRDGRIAYVDFGNVAVLSQQNKQILIDAVVHAVNEDYAEMANDFTRLGFLASGTDVAPIVPALEAIWQNSLEKGLADFNFRSVTGKFNQLVYNYPIRIPERFSLVIRSLLTQEGICLTLEPGFKFLEVAYPYVAKRLLTDPNPALRERLIQVLFKDGLFQWKRLENLISLAKENVTKLSKNPAFRGNNRGASNHLKNEQKLDLTDTIKDGARLFIIDEGIRRQLLLALTEDSKLHIEEVVDVYRLLEDQVDVPSMAMELAQDLPSVARDILLSWSSSVLSDR; from the exons ATGGAGGGAATTTGTACTAGTTGTTTGTATTCTTCAATAACCCCATTATCAATTGAGTACAGAAACAGAAGAAAACTGTTGAATACAGTTAGAAAAAATCGATCTTTATCGACAAGGATTTGTGCAGCAAGTAGTGTTTCTACAGTACAAACTCCGTCGGAGAAAACTGCTTTGCTAGTGAAGGACATTTCTAGGACTAGCGCTTTGGAGCAGCTTGATATCGAACGTGGAGTTTGCATTCCATTCCGGAAATATTCCCCAGAATCT GTGAGAAACAAGGTGTTAGAGTCAAGAGGACAGATTTTTTCTTTGGTTGGTAGAGGAATAGAGATTGTTTGGAGTTTGGGGCTTTACTGGACTACACTGGTGTATGATTATTTGGTGGGTCGTGACGAAGAAGTTGTTCCTTTCCGTGCTCGGCAGCTGAGGAAGCTTTTGTGTGATTTGGGACCTTCTTTCATCAAAGCAGGACAG gTACTTGCGAACAGGCCTGATATCATCAGAGAAGATTACATGAATGAACTTTGCATTCTTCAAGATGATGTTCCTGCCTTTCCTAATCAG GTTGCTTTTAACATCATAGAAGAGGAATTGGGCCAGCCTCTTGAAGCTGTTTTCAGCAAAATTTCTTCAGAAACTATTGCAGCTGCAAGTTTGGGTCAAGTATACCGAGCTACTTTACGTGCTTCAGGGGAAGAAGTTGCCATAAAG GTGCTAAGGCCGCAAATAGAGCCTATCATCTACAGAGATCTTTTTCTCTTCCGCACTCTAGCTTCCTTCTTGAATGGCATCAGTCTACAGAAACTGGGGTGTAATGCTGAGCTTATAGTTGATGAATTTGGTGAGAAGCTATTGGAGGAGTTGGATTATACCTTG GAAGCTCGTAATATCGAAGACTTCTTGGAAAATTTCAAAGATGACCCTACTGTTAAAATACCTCGGGTTTACAGACAGCTTTCTGGTTCACGTGTTTTGGTGATGGAGTGGATTGATGGAATTCGGTGCACTGATCCACAG GCAATCAGAGATGAAGGAATTGATATAGATGGATTTTTAACTGTTGGAGTTAGTGCAGCCTTGAGGCAGCTCCTCGAATTTGGCCTATTTCATGGGGACCCTCATCCTGGGAATATCTTTGCTATGCGTGATGGACGCATTGCCTATGTGGACTTTGGTAATGTTGCTGTGCTCAGTCAG CAAAATAAACAGATTCTGATTGATGCTGTTGTCCATGCGGTGAATGAGGACTATGCTGAGATGGCAAATGATTTTACCAGGTTGGGATTCCTAGCTAGTGGAACTGATGTTGCCCCTATTGTTCCAGCATTAGAAGCAATATGGCAAAATTCACTTGAAAAAGGACTTGCCGACTTCAATTTCAGAAGTGTTACAG GCAAATTCAATCAACTAGTTTACAACTATCCTATTCGAATACCAGAAAGGTTTTCTCTTGTCATTCGTTCTCTATTGACTCAAGAAGGAATTTGTTTGACTCTGGAGCCTGGTTTCAAGTTTCTAGAG GTCGCCTATCCTTATGTGGCAAAACGTCTCCTAACAGATCCTAACCCAGCTTTACGAGAACGCCTTATACAG GTTCTGTTCAAGGATGGTCTCTTCCAGTGGAAACGACTGGAAAACCTAATATCTCTTGCAAAGGAAAATGTCACGAAACTGAGCAAAAACCCTGCATTTCGAGGGAATAATAG AGGAGCAAGCAATCATTTGAAGAATGAACAGAAGTTAGACCTCACTGACACAATCAAGGATGGAGCTCGACTTTTCATAATTGACGAAGGAATCCGCAGGCAGCTTCTTCTTGCTTTGACCGAAGACTCCAAGCTTCACATTGAAGAA GTAGTTGATGTATATAGACTGCTTGAAGACCAGGTAGATGTACCTTCAATGGCTATGGAACTAGCCCAAG ACTTACCATCCGTTGCTCGAGATATATTGCTTTCATGGAGTTCCTCTGTATTATCAGACAGATAG
- the LOC101268600 gene encoding protein MOS2, whose protein sequence is MMIEQTLRPPFFNFCSFCFIYFFFRELLNFNFNTISLKNILIYKFKNYNSSFRASILALIILLFSFPGTEVLFSASTQIPANSPTLFPSLSPIPATMKLSFSLSSKPSSNLKRHPSAQTFAGDDPRNSSNPIEKEYVTEFDPSKAAASSTKDTLIIPPKQNEWRPIKRMKNLEVPLQADASAADQPLQFELDSGAGVEPASDGISYGLNVRQSENPNPSPNPNPNPTPNPKQVIDPMLHKFKEDLKRLPEHNGIDEYTDMPVEGFGAALLKGYGWVEGRGIGRNAKEDVKVVEYKRWTAKEGIGFIPEVPKPSSKAEGGVKPIKKKGEEGIKVDHSDGYIEKIDREKGGKGLYVGKKVRVVRGKEMGMKGEVLEVNSRGELVILKLADKEVKLQARDLAELGSVEEERCLKKLLELKIREEKSHLDGVRKQSSGSRSRDEATTERKKESRRSRDERSDKVSWLASHIRVRIISKDLKRGRLYLKKGEIMDVVGPMSCDICMDETRELIQGVDQELLETALPKRGGPVLVLYGRNKGVYGHLVEKDSEKETGVIRDGDTKDLLKVRLEQIAEYLGDPSDIGY, encoded by the coding sequence ATGATGATTGAACAAACACTTAGACcaccattttttaatttttgtagcttttgttttatttattttttctttagggaacttcttaattttaattttaacacaattagcttaaagaatattttaatatataaatttaaaaattataattcttcTTTCCGAGCAAGTATACTCGCATTGATCATTCTTCTATTCTCGTTTCCCGGTACGGAAGTCCTTTTCTCGGCTTCTACCCAGATACCGGCAAATTCGCCGACGTTGTTCCCGTCGCTGTCACCGATTCCAGCGACGATGAAGCTCTCGTTTTCTCTCTCTTCAAAGCCATCTTCAAACCTGAAGAGGCATCCGTCTGCTCAGACATTCGCCGGCGACGATCCCCGCAACTCCTCAAACCCAATCGAAAAAGAGTACGTCACGGAATTTGACCCTTCCAAAGCTGCAGCTAGTTCCACCAAAGATACACTCATAATACCTCCCAAGCAGAACGAATGGCGCCCCAtcaaaaggatgaaaaatctCGAAGTCCCTCTCCAAGCGGATGCCTCTGCTGCCGATCAACCACTTCAATTCGAACTTGACTCTGGCGCTGGAGTCGAACCGGCGTCAGATGGAATCTCTTACGGCCTCAATGTCCGCCAATCAGAAAACCCTAATCCTAGTccgaaccctaaccctaatccgaCCCCGAACCCTAAACAGGTGATTGATCCGATGTTGCATAAGTTTAAGGAAGATTTGAAGAGGTTGCCAGAGCATAACGGGATTGATGAATATACTGATATGCCAGTGGAGGGATTTGGGGCTGCTTTGTTGAAGGGTTATGGGTGGGTTGAAGGTAGAGGGATAGGTCGGAACGCGAAAGAGGATGTTAAAGTTGTTGAGTATAAAAGGTGGACAGCTAAAGAAGGGATTGGATTCATACCTGAAGTACCAAAACCTAGTAGTAAGGCTGAAGGAGGCGTTAAGCCGATTAAGAAAAAAGGTGAAGAAGGTATTAAAGTTGATCATAGTGATGGTTATATTGAGAAGATAGATAGAGAAAAAGGAGGGAAAGGATTATATGTAGGGAAGAAAGTGAGAGTAGTGAGAGGAAAGGAAATGGGAATGAAAGGAGAAGTTTTGGAGGTGAATAGCAGAGGAGAGTTGGTGATCTTAAAGCTTGCGGACAAAGAGGTGAAGCTTCAGGCACGAGACTTGGCCGAATTGGGTTCAGTGGAGGAGGAGAGGTGTTTGAAGAAGTTGTTAGAATTGAAGATTAGAGAAGAAAAGAGTCATCTTGATGGGGTTAGGAAACAGTCATCTGGAAGTAGAAGTAGAGATGAAGCAACAACGGAGAGGAAAAAGGAAAGCAGAAGAAGTAGAGATGAAAGGAGTGATAAAGTATCTTGGCTTGCTAGTCACATCAGAGTTAGGATTATAAGTAAGGATTTGAAAAGGGGAAGATTGTATCTAAAGAAAGGGGAAATTATGGATGTGGTTGGACCGATGAGTTGTGATATATGTATGGATGAAACTAGGGAGTTGATACAAGGTGTGGATCAGGAATTGCTTGAGACGGCTCTTCCTAAGCGTGGTGGTCCGGTTCTTGTTCTGTATGGTAGGAACAAAGGCGTGTATGGCCACTTGGTTGAGAAGGATAGTGAGAAGGAGACTGGAGTTATCCGAGATGGTGATACAAAGGATTTACTCAAAGTGCGGCTTGAACAAATTGCTGAGTATCTTGGAGATCCAAGCGATATTGGTTATTGA